The Bacillus vallismortis genome window below encodes:
- a CDS encoding Cof-type HAD-IIB family hydrolase — protein MDSKLIFFDIDGTIYDHDKNIPESTRETVAELQRQGHHVFIASGRSPFLVKPILEELGIHSFISYNGQYVVFENQVIYKNPLPEEAISRLLKRAGKDKHPVVFMAEDTMKATVADHPHVMEGIGSLKTDYPETDELFYEGKEIFQLLLFCQDEEEQVYVAFPEFDLVRWHELSTDVLPHGGSKAEGIKKVIERLPFAISDTYAFGDGLNDLQMIEYVGTGVAMGNAVPELKEIADFVTKPVDEDGIAYAVKELGLLK, from the coding sequence ATGGATTCAAAATTAATTTTTTTTGATATTGACGGTACGATATATGATCATGACAAAAATATACCGGAAAGTACGAGGGAAACGGTGGCGGAGCTGCAGCGCCAAGGGCATCATGTGTTTATTGCCAGCGGGCGGTCTCCGTTTTTAGTTAAGCCGATTTTAGAGGAGCTGGGCATACACTCGTTTATTTCCTATAATGGGCAGTATGTTGTCTTTGAAAATCAAGTGATTTATAAAAATCCACTGCCTGAAGAGGCAATCAGCCGATTATTAAAGCGGGCGGGAAAGGACAAACATCCTGTCGTGTTTATGGCTGAGGACACGATGAAAGCGACTGTTGCGGATCATCCTCATGTAATGGAGGGAATCGGAAGTCTTAAAACCGATTATCCAGAAACCGATGAGCTTTTCTATGAAGGAAAAGAAATTTTTCAGCTTCTTTTATTTTGCCAGGATGAAGAAGAACAGGTTTATGTCGCTTTTCCTGAATTTGATCTAGTGCGCTGGCATGAGCTTTCGACTGATGTTCTTCCGCATGGAGGTTCGAAGGCGGAAGGGATTAAAAAAGTCATCGAGCGTCTTCCTTTTGCTATCAGCGATACATATGCTTTCGGCGACGGATTAAACGATCTGCAAATGATTGAGTATGTCGGGACAGGCGTAGCTATGGGAAATGCTGTACCTGAATTGAAAGAAATCGCGGATTTTGTAACAAAGCCGGTAGACGAGGATGGAATTGCGTACGCTGTCAAAGAATTGGGCCTTTTAAAATAA
- the def gene encoding peptide deformylase: MITMENIVRDGHPALRETAEPVELPPGDTEKQQLADMIEFVKNSQNPELAEKYKLRPGVGLAAPQINIKKRMIAVHAEDASGTLYSYALFNPRIVSHSVEKSYLTSGEGCLSVDEAIPGYVPRHARIRVKGTTLEGENIDIRLKGFPAIVFQHEIDHLNGVMFYDYIDKENPFKEPENAIAIER, from the coding sequence TTGATTACTATGGAAAACATCGTACGTGACGGCCATCCAGCCCTAAGAGAGACAGCCGAACCTGTCGAGCTGCCTCCGGGTGATACAGAAAAACAGCAGCTGGCCGACATGATCGAATTTGTTAAGAACAGCCAAAATCCCGAATTAGCCGAAAAATACAAGCTGCGTCCAGGCGTAGGTCTCGCAGCTCCTCAAATTAATATTAAAAAACGCATGATCGCAGTTCATGCGGAAGATGCTTCCGGAACGTTATACAGCTATGCTTTATTTAATCCAAGGATCGTCAGCCATTCTGTCGAAAAAAGCTACTTAACTAGCGGCGAGGGCTGCCTGTCTGTTGATGAAGCGATTCCAGGCTATGTTCCCCGCCATGCTCGCATCAGAGTAAAAGGAACAACCCTTGAAGGCGAAAACATTGATATTCGTTTAAAAGGATTTCCGGCTATTGTGTTTCAGCATGAGATCGATCATTTGAACGGCGTGATGTTCTATGATTATATTGATAAAGAAAATCCTTTCAAAGAACCTGAAAATGCAATCGCGATTGAACGCTAA
- a CDS encoding YjcZ family sporulation protein, producing MYGYGYGGGCCGYGGYGYGGAGYGRTFALIVVLFILLIIVGAAYLGGGCC from the coding sequence ATGTATGGATATGGTTACGGCGGAGGCTGCTGCGGTTATGGTGGTTACGGATATGGCGGAGCAGGATATGGCCGCACATTTGCGTTAATCGTTGTTTTATTCATTCTGTTAATCATTGTCGGAGCTGCTTATTTAGGCGGAGGCTGTTGCTAA
- a CDS encoding YkyA family protein: MENIERKFCDSLLNFNIDYYSKIVSIPNQALNNANQRKKHLEAEKDSITDCKIEFE; encoded by the coding sequence ATGGAAAATATAGAGCGCAAGTTTTGCGACAGTTTGCTTAATTTTAATATAGATTATTACTCGAAAATTGTCTCAATACCCAATCAGGCATTAAATAATGCAAACCAGCGCAAGAAACATTTGGAAGCAGAAAAAGACAGTATTACTGATTGTAAAATAGAATTTGAATGA
- the fabD gene encoding ACP S-malonyltransferase: MQKSNILMFSGQGSQYWGMGKKLFNKDTVFRETMHRLDAIAIELKGYSIIEYIYDEKRKNSNFSNILYSHPAIYMTGYAAAQTLIQKGIEPDGVIGMSLGEFAAGAVAEILSPEETMECVLKQAEILENYSQQGGMMAVLGKPLLYDTEPFLRQNTNLVSVNGRNHFVISGEIKALDQASSLMQKKGIASQKLPVYFGFHSELIDGAAQKFKEYMKHKVFKKPNITFISSVYGKELKYIPENYHWDAIREPIRFLDAVDFNEKRNPAFYIDTSPSGSLAGIAEESAADYSKSSFHTVLSPFGNEINRMEQITKRIEEQRQKYGTGGEKQMLAYVFPGQGAQFKGMGGDIFNEFSDLVHRADAILGYSIKDLCLSDIDNKLTDTKYTQPAIYTVSALQYLKLKKEGKASPDFTAGHSLGEYTALFAAGVFDFETGLKLVAKRGELMSASSQGGMAAVIGLNENKIREVLKQFDFDQIDIANYNTSSQIVIAGEVEDIKRAAVYFEQAGATAYVVLKVGGAFHSRFMEDAKKHFAKFIEPFQFSKLNIPVISNYLARPYKQEDIKHNLIEQITHSVKWTESIRYLMGQGVTAFEEVGPGNILTKLTQTIQKNELPLIINAPEVIDSIPEDDDINSGIELTAETNPGKESTGENSPKSQLGDQSFKNDYNLKYAYLAGGMHRGISSAEMIIHLGEKGMMGFFGTAGLEIEDIEQAIISIKNGLEKSQFYGMNIQSEPDNLDKEKQLIDLYVKHDVRVIEASSYLSVNEALIYYKAQQLKEDKDGHVMPYNRIIAKVSRPEVAAAFLSPAPANIVEKMAEQGILTSQQVKWLSRIPVADDMIIEADSGSHTDQGALSVMLPFFMRMRDDMMKTNNYKKRIRIGAAGGIGTPEAAASAFLMGADFVMTGSINQCTAESGTSESVKELLSKMEIQDTAYAPSEAMFEFGAKVQVMKRGMLFPVRANKLQQLYQQFQSLDEIDDKTKIQLESKYFKKTFDEIYEDIKRTYPNLVEKADCNPKFKMLLIFKWYLRKASLFALEGDEKRRVDYQVHCGPSLGAFNQWVKGTELEAWRNRHVGEIGEKIMIEAENLLRHRLKTIF, from the coding sequence ATGCAAAAGTCCAACATTTTGATGTTTTCAGGGCAAGGTTCTCAATACTGGGGAATGGGCAAAAAGCTTTTTAACAAGGACACAGTTTTTCGAGAAACAATGCACCGACTTGATGCCATTGCTATCGAGCTGAAAGGATATTCAATCATCGAGTATATATATGATGAAAAACGAAAAAATTCTAATTTCAGCAATATACTATATTCTCACCCGGCAATTTATATGACGGGGTACGCTGCTGCACAAACACTGATACAAAAAGGTATCGAGCCTGACGGAGTTATCGGAATGAGTTTAGGTGAATTTGCAGCAGGAGCAGTAGCAGAAATACTGTCGCCGGAAGAAACGATGGAGTGTGTTTTAAAGCAGGCCGAAATTTTAGAAAACTACAGTCAGCAAGGCGGAATGATGGCTGTGCTGGGTAAGCCTTTGTTATATGATACTGAGCCTTTTTTACGACAGAATACCAATTTAGTTTCGGTGAATGGCCGTAATCATTTCGTTATTTCCGGTGAAATAAAAGCATTAGATCAGGCATCCTCTCTAATGCAGAAAAAAGGAATTGCAAGTCAAAAATTGCCTGTTTATTTTGGTTTTCATTCCGAATTAATCGATGGTGCTGCACAAAAGTTTAAAGAATATATGAAACATAAAGTTTTTAAGAAACCAAATATCACTTTCATCTCTTCGGTGTACGGTAAAGAACTGAAATATATTCCTGAAAACTACCATTGGGATGCAATAAGAGAGCCCATTCGATTTCTGGATGCAGTTGATTTTAATGAAAAAAGAAACCCAGCATTCTATATCGATACAAGTCCCTCCGGCAGTCTTGCGGGGATTGCCGAAGAGAGTGCTGCAGATTATTCAAAATCGTCGTTTCATACAGTGTTGAGTCCGTTTGGAAATGAGATCAACCGCATGGAACAGATAACCAAACGTATTGAAGAACAAAGGCAGAAATATGGGACAGGGGGAGAAAAACAAATGCTGGCTTACGTTTTTCCTGGGCAGGGTGCACAATTTAAAGGAATGGGTGGAGACATATTTAATGAGTTCAGTGATCTGGTTCATAGAGCAGATGCTATTTTAGGGTATTCCATAAAGGATTTATGCCTATCAGACATAGACAACAAATTAACTGATACAAAATATACACAACCTGCGATTTATACAGTGAGCGCACTTCAATATTTAAAGCTCAAAAAAGAGGGGAAAGCATCCCCGGATTTTACAGCAGGACACAGTCTCGGCGAATATACAGCTTTATTTGCAGCGGGTGTCTTTGACTTTGAAACAGGGCTCAAATTAGTTGCAAAAAGAGGAGAATTAATGAGTGCGTCTTCACAAGGCGGAATGGCGGCTGTCATTGGACTCAATGAAAATAAAATAAGAGAGGTGCTTAAACAGTTTGATTTTGATCAAATAGATATTGCTAATTACAATACGTCGTCTCAAATTGTGATAGCAGGGGAAGTCGAGGACATAAAGCGGGCAGCCGTATATTTTGAACAAGCGGGGGCAACGGCATATGTTGTTCTGAAAGTCGGGGGAGCTTTTCATTCTCGTTTTATGGAGGATGCGAAAAAGCATTTTGCCAAATTTATCGAACCCTTTCAATTTTCGAAATTAAACATTCCGGTCATATCAAACTATTTAGCTAGACCTTATAAGCAAGAAGACATTAAACATAACTTGATTGAACAAATAACACATTCAGTAAAATGGACTGAAAGTATCAGATACCTAATGGGACAGGGGGTAACTGCTTTTGAAGAGGTCGGACCGGGCAACATCCTGACGAAGTTGACACAAACCATTCAAAAAAATGAGCTGCCGCTTATCATCAACGCACCTGAGGTCATTGACTCTATTCCTGAAGATGATGATATAAATTCTGGAATAGAGCTGACGGCAGAAACCAACCCAGGGAAAGAATCTACTGGGGAAAATTCTCCAAAATCTCAACTGGGAGATCAATCTTTCAAAAATGATTATAATTTGAAATATGCATATTTGGCAGGGGGCATGCATAGAGGAATTTCTTCAGCTGAAATGATCATCCATCTTGGTGAAAAAGGAATGATGGGTTTTTTCGGAACTGCAGGCTTAGAAATTGAGGATATTGAGCAAGCGATTATTTCGATTAAGAATGGACTCGAAAAAAGTCAGTTTTATGGAATGAATATTCAATCGGAACCAGATAATCTAGATAAAGAAAAACAGCTGATTGATTTATATGTAAAACATGATGTAAGGGTGATAGAAGCGTCTTCGTACCTTTCCGTTAATGAGGCATTAATTTATTACAAAGCGCAACAGTTGAAGGAAGACAAAGACGGTCATGTCATGCCTTATAATCGAATCATTGCAAAAGTGTCCCGACCGGAAGTTGCAGCGGCGTTTCTGAGTCCAGCTCCTGCAAACATAGTCGAGAAAATGGCCGAACAGGGCATTTTAACTTCACAACAAGTAAAATGGCTAAGCCGAATTCCTGTAGCTGACGATATGATCATTGAAGCGGATTCCGGCAGTCATACTGATCAAGGAGCGTTATCAGTTATGCTTCCGTTTTTTATGAGGATGCGTGACGATATGATGAAAACGAATAACTATAAAAAGAGAATTAGAATTGGAGCTGCCGGAGGTATCGGAACTCCCGAAGCAGCAGCCTCTGCTTTTTTAATGGGAGCTGATTTTGTTATGACAGGGTCTATCAATCAATGTACAGCTGAGTCCGGCACAAGTGAATCTGTCAAAGAATTATTGAGTAAAATGGAAATACAGGATACTGCTTATGCACCTTCCGAAGCTATGTTTGAGTTCGGCGCAAAGGTCCAGGTAATGAAAAGGGGAATGTTGTTCCCTGTCAGAGCAAATAAATTGCAGCAATTGTATCAGCAATTTCAGTCTCTTGATGAGATAGATGATAAAACAAAGATCCAGTTAGAAAGTAAGTATTTTAAAAAAACTTTTGATGAAATCTATGAAGACATTAAAAGAACATATCCAAATCTAGTTGAAAAAGCGGACTGTAATCCAAAATTTAAGATGTTATTAATTTTTAAGTGGTATTTGCGAAAAGCCAGTTTGTTTGCATTGGAAGGGGACGAAAAAAGAAGGGTGGATTATCAGGTGCATTGCGGTCCGTCTCTGGGTGCTTTTAATCAGTGGGTGAAGGGAACAGAATTAGAAGCATGGAGAAACAGGCATGTTGGGGAAATCGGTGAAAAGATAATGATTGAAGCAGAAAACTTACTAAGGCATCGATTGAAAACGATATTTTAA